One genomic segment of Clostridium saccharoperbutylacetonicum N1-4(HMT) includes these proteins:
- the ybeY gene encoding rRNA maturation RNase YbeY, translated as MIYVDNRQDILDVKEEFVGKLKNVIEFALKEEQVNIQCEVSLVFVDNSEIKEINKDTRGIDKETDVLSFPMLEYENKKVFKEMYLNYKFLPSDFDGEELVLGDIVLSLEKAMEQSKEYNHSYEREAAYLVVHSVLHLLGYDHMEDEDKKIMRNREEEILNKLNITR; from the coding sequence ATGATTTATGTAGATAATAGACAAGATATATTAGATGTTAAGGAGGAATTTGTAGGTAAATTAAAAAATGTAATTGAATTTGCACTTAAAGAAGAACAAGTGAATATACAGTGTGAAGTTTCATTGGTTTTTGTGGATAATTCAGAGATAAAAGAAATTAATAAGGATACAAGAGGAATAGATAAGGAAACGGATGTATTATCATTTCCAATGTTAGAGTATGAAAATAAAAAAGTTTTTAAAGAGATGTACTTAAACTATAAATTCTTACCAAGTGATTTTGATGGAGAGGAACTTGTACTTGGGGATATAGTACTTTCCTTAGAAAAAGCAATGGAACAAAGTAAAGAATATAATCATTCTTATGAAAGAGAAGCGGCTTATTTAGTAGTGCACTCTGTATTACACTTATTAGGATATGATCATATGGAAGATGAAGATAAGAAAATAATGAGAAACAGAGAAGAAGAAATCTTAAACAAACTTAATATAACAAGATAA
- the yqfD gene encoding sporulation protein YqfD gives MRRNNLKSKQITIEVSALKPERILNVLWNNSIYTSNIVKIDLLTIRFNINFNEYKEAESLIKKNNGKVRIVKVSDMIIIFMKLKKKFSLVIGAVMFFGVIYILSNYIWAIDIETQRNLSPFEIRQQLFSIGIKPGLSKSQINVYDIEKKMENINDQILWIRTRVEGSTLKIIIKEKVNPPLTEKTLYNQVIAKMDGEVKRVYSSSGNAIVAPGDIVKKGDELILPIQGREGFEREVKPSGTVIANTFYEKFMEVQVSGEKLQRTGKKNSDIYLSFWGKKIYLKKAINRFDNYDKIEEKNGFFNQIIYFQKKGRNISLDKDATVKESAEKLEGSLRKTLSNDSKIIDRKITVEDISDGKILIKVIFTVEQDIAKNVQ, from the coding sequence ATGAGAAGGAATAATTTGAAATCCAAACAAATAACCATAGAAGTTAGTGCTTTAAAACCAGAAAGAATATTAAATGTACTTTGGAATAATAGTATTTATACTAGTAATATAGTTAAAATAGATTTATTAACAATTAGATTTAACATTAATTTTAATGAGTATAAAGAAGCAGAATCTTTAATTAAAAAGAATAATGGAAAAGTACGAATAGTTAAAGTTAGCGATATGATAATTATATTTATGAAGTTGAAGAAGAAATTTTCACTAGTCATTGGGGCGGTAATGTTCTTCGGCGTTATATATATATTGTCAAATTATATATGGGCTATAGACATAGAGACTCAAAGAAATTTAAGTCCTTTTGAAATTAGACAGCAATTATTTTCAATTGGAATAAAACCAGGACTAAGTAAATCACAGATAAATGTATATGATATAGAAAAAAAGATGGAAAATATAAATGATCAAATATTATGGATTAGAACGAGGGTAGAAGGATCTACGCTGAAAATAATTATAAAAGAAAAAGTAAATCCTCCATTAACAGAAAAAACATTATATAATCAAGTTATAGCTAAAATGGATGGTGAAGTCAAAAGAGTATACTCAAGTTCTGGAAATGCAATAGTTGCTCCTGGAGATATAGTTAAAAAAGGTGATGAATTGATATTACCAATTCAAGGAAGAGAAGGGTTTGAGAGAGAAGTCAAGCCAAGTGGAACAGTTATAGCAAATACTTTTTATGAAAAATTTATGGAAGTTCAAGTGAGTGGGGAAAAACTTCAACGAACAGGCAAAAAGAATAGTGATATTTATTTAAGCTTTTGGGGCAAAAAAATTTACTTGAAAAAAGCTATAAATAGATTTGATAATTATGATAAAATAGAAGAAAAGAACGGATTTTTTAACCAAATAATATATTTTCAGAAAAAAGGTAGAAATATAAGTTTGGATAAAGATGCTACAGTTAAGGAATCAGCTGAAAAATTAGAAGGTTCATTAAGAAAAACGCTTAGTAATGATTCTAAAATTATTGATAGAAAAATTACAGTGGAAGATATTTCTGATGGAAAGATATTAATTAAAGTTATTTTTACCGTAGAACAAGACATTGCAAAAAACGTACAATAA
- the mtaB gene encoding tRNA (N(6)-L-threonylcarbamoyladenosine(37)-C(2))-methylthiotransferase MtaB, with protein sequence MGENQTKKIKISNGTTELKKMANREIKKTSDGKRFVAFATLGCRVNHYETEAMAEKFIQEGYEVTDFENFADVYVINTCSVTNMSDKKSRQIISRARRRNQEAIIAAVGCYSQVAPEEVAKIEGVDVVLGTRNKGDIVYYINKAKDEQKSQLMVGEVLKNKQFEELNIEEYQDKTRAFLKIQDGCNRFCAYCVIPYTRGATCSKDPEKVLNEIKNLSQHGFKEIILSGIHTASYGVDLDGNITLITLLEEIEKLEGIERVRIGSIEPSFFTDEVIGKIKDMKKLCPQFHLSLQSGCDATLKRMNRRYTAKEYEDAVNKIRENLKDASITTDVIVGFPGETDEEFNETYEFLKRLKLTKTHIFKFSPRKGTKAADMTNQIDGTVKDKRSKTLIELNDKNEGDFSKSLIGRELDVLLEQEVTNKKDVFEGYTRNYVKVEIPNVDANMIGKIITCKIEEANGEYVVGKLI encoded by the coding sequence ATGGGAGAAAACCAAACAAAAAAAATAAAGATAAGCAATGGAACGACTGAATTAAAAAAAATGGCTAATAGAGAAATAAAGAAAACATCAGATGGAAAAAGGTTTGTTGCTTTTGCAACCTTAGGCTGCAGAGTAAATCATTATGAAACTGAAGCTATGGCTGAAAAGTTTATTCAAGAAGGTTATGAAGTCACTGATTTTGAAAATTTTGCTGATGTTTATGTTATAAATACATGTTCAGTTACAAATATGAGTGATAAGAAGTCGAGACAAATCATAAGCAGAGCTAGAAGAAGAAATCAAGAAGCCATAATTGCAGCAGTTGGATGCTACTCACAAGTTGCACCAGAAGAAGTTGCAAAAATTGAAGGTGTAGATGTTGTCCTTGGAACTAGAAATAAGGGTGATATAGTTTATTATATAAATAAGGCTAAGGATGAGCAAAAATCACAATTAATGGTTGGAGAAGTGCTTAAAAATAAGCAATTTGAAGAATTAAATATAGAAGAATACCAAGACAAAACTAGAGCATTTTTAAAAATACAAGATGGCTGTAATAGATTTTGTGCTTATTGCGTAATACCATATACAAGAGGAGCAACATGTTCAAAAGATCCAGAAAAGGTATTGAACGAAATTAAAAATTTGAGTCAACATGGCTTTAAAGAAATCATATTATCTGGTATACATACAGCATCCTATGGTGTTGATTTAGATGGGAACATAACTCTAATAACCTTGTTAGAAGAAATTGAAAAATTAGAAGGTATAGAAAGAGTGAGGATAGGCTCTATAGAACCAAGTTTCTTTACAGATGAAGTTATAGGAAAAATAAAGGATATGAAAAAATTATGTCCTCAATTTCATTTATCACTTCAAAGTGGATGTGATGCCACTTTGAAAAGAATGAATAGAAGATATACTGCTAAAGAATATGAAGATGCTGTCAATAAAATAAGAGAAAATTTAAAAGATGCTTCAATTACTACAGATGTTATTGTAGGATTCCCTGGAGAAACAGATGAAGAATTTAATGAAACATATGAATTTTTAAAAAGATTAAAATTAACTAAAACCCATATATTTAAATTTAGTCCAAGAAAAGGTACAAAGGCAGCAGATATGACTAATCAAATAGATGGAACAGTTAAAGATAAAAGAAGTAAGACATTAATTGAATTAAATGATAAAAATGAAGGAGATTTCAGTAAATCATTGATTGGAAGAGAATTAGATGTCTTATTGGAGCAAGAAGTTACTAATAAAAAAGATGTATTCGAAGGATATACAAGAAATTATGTAAAAGTAGAGATTCCTAATGTTGACGCAAATATGATAGGAAAAATAATTACTTGTAAAATAGAGGAAGCTAATGGCGAATATGTTGTTGGAAAATTAATTTAA
- the dnaJ gene encoding molecular chaperone DnaJ has product MASKDYYELLGLEKGASDDEIKRAFRKLAVKYHPDRNQGNEEAEAKFKEINEAYQILSDPEKRAKYDQFGSAAFDGSGGFGGGGFGGFDGFDMGGFGDIFESFFGGGGSSSRRRNGPVRGNDLEYTITLTFEEAVFGVEKEISVTRSENCEHCHGSGAEPGTSAKTCPTCGGSGQVRVQRQTPLGSFVSTSTCDTCRGTGKIIEKPCSSCRGNGNVRKTRKIKVNIPAGVDTGNVMPLRGQGEHGQRGGNPGDLYVRINVTPSKVFTRKGNDVYIDAHVSMSKAALGTEITVATVDGNVKYSVPAGTQSGTMFRLKGKGIQKVNSSGKGDQYVKVIVDIPKTLSKEQKEALYEFMKASGEEFDEAVAPKKKLFGKK; this is encoded by the coding sequence ATGGCAAGTAAAGACTATTACGAGTTGCTTGGACTTGAGAAGGGCGCAAGTGATGACGAAATAAAAAGAGCCTTTAGAAAACTAGCTGTAAAATATCATCCAGATAGAAATCAAGGAAATGAGGAAGCAGAAGCCAAATTTAAAGAGATAAATGAGGCGTATCAAATTCTTTCAGATCCAGAGAAGAGAGCAAAATATGATCAATTTGGATCAGCTGCTTTTGATGGAAGTGGAGGCTTTGGAGGCGGAGGCTTCGGAGGCTTCGATGGATTTGATATGGGTGGTTTTGGTGATATTTTTGAATCCTTCTTTGGTGGGGGTGGATCAAGTTCTAGAAGAAGAAATGGTCCAGTAAGAGGAAATGACCTTGAATATACAATAACATTAACTTTTGAGGAAGCTGTTTTTGGTGTTGAAAAAGAAATTTCTGTTACAAGAAGTGAAAACTGTGAACATTGTCATGGTAGTGGTGCTGAACCTGGAACTAGTGCAAAAACTTGTCCAACATGCGGTGGCTCAGGTCAAGTGAGAGTTCAAAGACAAACTCCGCTTGGAAGCTTTGTTTCTACTTCTACTTGTGATACATGTAGAGGAACAGGTAAGATAATAGAAAAACCATGTTCAAGTTGTAGAGGAAATGGAAATGTAAGAAAAACAAGAAAGATAAAAGTTAATATACCAGCAGGTGTAGACACAGGAAATGTAATGCCTTTAAGAGGACAAGGCGAACATGGTCAGCGTGGAGGAAATCCAGGTGATTTATATGTAAGAATAAATGTTACTCCATCAAAGGTATTTACAAGAAAGGGAAATGATGTATATATAGATGCTCATGTCTCAATGTCTAAAGCTGCATTAGGTACAGAAATAACTGTAGCTACAGTAGATGGTAATGTTAAGTACAGTGTTCCAGCAGGAACTCAATCTGGAACAATGTTCAGATTAAAAGGAAAAGGAATCCAAAAAGTTAATTCAAGTGGAAAAGGAGATCAATACGTGAAAGTTATAGTTGATATTCCTAAGACCTTAAGTAAGGAACAAAAGGAAGCTTTATATGAATTCATGAAAGCATCAGGTGAAGAATTTGATGAAGCTGTTGCTCCTAAGAAAAAACTATTTGGAAAGAAATAA
- the trmB gene encoding tRNA (guanosine(46)-N7)-methyltransferase TrmB: MRMRKKPWARPELEASDFFVINPKEYKGKWRSLFGNDKPIYLELGCGKGTFIAVHGSKNPGVNYIAVDIKDEVLGLAKRNIEKAYEDKEQSPKNIKLMAQEIGLINEMLSEDDIIDRIYINFCNPWPKKKHKKRRLTHTRQLEQYRMFLKPHGEIYFKTDDDELFEESLEYFEEAKFKIRYITYDLHNSDFIGNVETEHEKMFTEQGIKTKFLIAIKE; encoded by the coding sequence ATGAGAATGAGAAAGAAACCGTGGGCAAGGCCTGAACTTGAAGCAAGTGATTTCTTTGTTATAAATCCTAAAGAATATAAAGGTAAGTGGAGAAGTTTATTTGGGAATGATAAACCCATATATTTAGAACTTGGATGCGGAAAAGGGACTTTCATTGCAGTACATGGGTCTAAAAATCCAGGTGTTAATTATATTGCAGTAGATATAAAAGATGAGGTTTTAGGGTTAGCCAAACGAAATATTGAAAAAGCATATGAAGACAAGGAGCAGTCTCCTAAAAATATAAAATTAATGGCACAAGAAATTGGACTAATTAATGAAATGCTAAGTGAAGATGACATAATAGATAGAATATACATAAATTTTTGCAATCCATGGCCTAAGAAAAAGCATAAGAAAAGAAGATTAACTCACACAAGGCAATTAGAACAATACAGAATGTTCTTAAAACCCCATGGGGAAATTTATTTCAAAACAGATGATGACGAATTATTTGAAGAATCTCTTGAATATTTTGAAGAAGCTAAGTTTAAAATTAGATATATAACTTATGATCTTCATAATAGTGACTTCATAGGTAATGTTGAAACTGAGCACGAAAAGATGTTTACAGAGCAAGGTATAAAAACTAAATTTTTGATAGCAATAAAAGAATAG
- a CDS encoding GatB/YqeY domain-containing protein, with the protein MPTIKDRLQDDWKAALKAKDKFKANVISTAKSAVLLVEKTDNRKLEDDEVISILAKEVKQRRESMVEFEKGKRQDLVDQCKAEIEILLEYLPQQLGEEEIKQIVKESAEEVGANSIKDMGKVMAAVRPKVLGKADGSLVSQIVKEYLNNK; encoded by the coding sequence ATGCCAACAATTAAAGATAGATTACAAGATGATTGGAAAGCTGCTTTAAAGGCAAAAGATAAATTCAAAGCTAACGTAATTAGTACTGCTAAATCTGCTGTATTATTAGTTGAAAAAACTGATAATAGAAAGCTTGAAGATGATGAAGTTATTAGTATATTAGCTAAAGAAGTCAAGCAAAGACGAGAATCTATGGTTGAGTTCGAAAAAGGAAAAAGGCAAGATTTAGTAGATCAGTGTAAAGCTGAGATAGAAATTTTGTTAGAATACCTTCCTCAGCAATTAGGTGAAGAAGAGATAAAACAAATAGTAAAAGAGTCAGCTGAAGAAGTGGGTGCAAATAGCATTAAAGATATGGGAAAAGTTATGGCGGCTGTAAGACCTAAAGTATTAGGGAAAGCTGATGGTAGCCTTGTAAGTCAAATAGTTAAAGAATATTTAAATAATAAATAG
- a CDS encoding RsmE family RNA methyltransferase — protein MHKFFTEPNNITEAEGRVLGDDVKHIYKVLRLSEGEEVVLNNCEGIEYLGKIASITKSEVIVNIIKKLDINNESKVKVHLFQGLPKGQKMDLIVQKGTELGIVEFIPTLTARVDVKLKGEFKKLDRLNRIALEASKQSKRSIVPQVKEVIEFKEALDRLKEMDLVLVPYENAEDFGIKSLIRNLEKENADLSNIKNVGILIGPEGGFEEEEIDTLKKQGAYIVTLGNRILRTETAGFTATALIQYELGDLGGKLL, from the coding sequence ATGCATAAGTTTTTCACAGAGCCAAATAATATTACCGAAGCAGAAGGTAGAGTACTTGGAGATGATGTAAAACATATTTATAAGGTTTTAAGATTATCAGAAGGTGAAGAAGTAGTATTAAATAATTGTGAAGGTATAGAGTATTTAGGAAAGATTGCATCTATAACAAAAAGTGAAGTTATAGTTAATATAATTAAAAAATTAGATATAAATAATGAAAGTAAAGTAAAAGTACATTTATTTCAAGGATTACCTAAAGGACAAAAGATGGATTTGATAGTTCAAAAGGGAACGGAGTTAGGTATAGTTGAATTTATTCCTACACTTACAGCTAGAGTTGATGTGAAGCTTAAGGGAGAATTTAAAAAACTTGATAGATTAAATAGAATTGCGCTTGAAGCATCAAAACAATCTAAAAGAAGTATAGTACCACAAGTTAAAGAAGTTATTGAATTTAAGGAAGCATTGGATAGACTTAAAGAAATGGACTTGGTTTTAGTACCTTATGAGAATGCAGAAGATTTCGGCATAAAAAGTCTTATAAGAAATTTAGAAAAAGAAAATGCAGACTTAAGTAATATTAAAAATGTTGGTATTTTAATAGGTCCTGAAGGTGGATTTGAAGAAGAAGAAATAGATACGTTGAAAAAGCAAGGAGCTTATATTGTAACCCTTGGAAATAGAATTCTACGTACAGAAACAGCTGGATTTACAGCGACAGCTCTAATTCAATATGAATTAGGAGATTTAGGAGGAAAGTTACTGTAA
- the prmA gene encoding 50S ribosomal protein L11 methyltransferase, whose amino-acid sequence MDGIWIEVSVITKSEALEPISGIFYGLGCPNVAIEDPEDLLSREQGPLTWDFADINILEHKGNAAVVKAYFSQDDKVEEIVAYVKEKLSEINELGIDIGEGTVEAKEMHEEDWANNWKQYYKPVKITDKIVIKPIWEEYEEKEGDLIIELDPGMAFGTGTHETTRMCIQALDKYVKPNTTVFDVGCGSGILAIAAAKLGAKHVVGVDLDPVAVDSSKENIGFNNLNNIEVLEGNLLDVVEGKADIVVANIIAEIICILTEDVKKALNEGGLFITSGIIHDRVEMVTKKFEECGFEVIEINKDGEWNCIVAKSVNNLQSIVG is encoded by the coding sequence ATGGACGGAATATGGATAGAAGTTAGTGTAATAACAAAAAGTGAGGCGTTAGAGCCTATATCTGGAATATTTTATGGATTAGGGTGCCCAAATGTAGCAATTGAAGATCCAGAAGATTTACTTTCAAGAGAACAAGGACCATTAACTTGGGATTTTGCTGATATAAATATTTTAGAACATAAGGGAAATGCAGCTGTAGTAAAAGCTTATTTCTCACAAGATGATAAGGTTGAAGAAATTGTTGCATACGTTAAGGAAAAGCTTTCAGAAATTAATGAGCTTGGTATAGATATTGGTGAAGGTACAGTAGAAGCTAAAGAAATGCATGAAGAAGATTGGGCAAATAATTGGAAGCAATATTATAAACCTGTTAAAATAACAGACAAAATTGTTATTAAGCCTATATGGGAAGAATATGAAGAAAAAGAAGGAGATCTGATTATAGAATTAGATCCAGGGATGGCCTTTGGAACTGGAACTCATGAAACAACTAGAATGTGTATTCAAGCGTTGGATAAGTATGTTAAACCTAATACAACAGTATTTGATGTTGGTTGTGGATCAGGAATACTTGCTATAGCTGCTGCTAAACTTGGAGCTAAGCATGTAGTAGGTGTTGATTTAGATCCAGTTGCTGTTGATTCATCAAAAGAAAATATAGGTTTCAATAATTTGAATAACATAGAAGTATTAGAGGGAAATCTTTTAGACGTTGTTGAAGGAAAAGCTGATATTGTAGTTGCAAACATAATAGCTGAAATAATTTGTATATTGACAGAAGATGTTAAAAAGGCATTAAATGAAGGCGGCTTATTTATTACATCAGGTATAATACATGATAGAGTAGAAATGGTTACAAAGAAATTCGAAGAATGTGGTTTTGAAGTTATCGAAATAAACAAAGATGGAGAATGGAACTGCATAGTAGCAAAGTCAGTTAACAATTTACAGTCTATAGTTGGATGA
- a CDS encoding HD family phosphohydrolase has product MKMKENDRKMNSNMQRVMLFLSVFSISYLLIVSAIAPKHYNFKEGEIARVDIKAPRDIVDQKATKDKEEQAIAKVGKQYTLKPEIKKQAEDNITGMFDKLIALSSMVNTAVMDKENELKKLTAFQLTDEQYKSLLGINKDSLPDLEIKMISIIDGAYQKNLEENDDTDLKEVKKTAAAKIDALDLDAGVIAAFKQIVQNQIKPNVFFDQEKTDEKVQEAQKSVSKVIIKQNQTIVKEGEPVTENQLAILSDLGMLNDENGTAYLYVYLALAVFLFTILFLQYNYLKLNYENIFENTKKLLLISVINLISLIFARSIGSISPFLIPFACAPMMLTLLLNYKISFVISALNIIIISAVNGFDVQIIILGVVSSILGATLLKKMQQRNDLLFSTLYIAIISAVFTLSTGVIVSSNFGDVLIKAGITFCGGLLSGIFALGILPFLEGAFNEVTTLKLLELSNPNNPLMKRMLMEAPGTYHHSMLVANLAEMAADEVGINSVVVRIASYYHDVGKIERPYFFSENQMGLGNPHDNIPPNLSTMIIKSHVKDGLELAEKYKLPKIIQDIIAEHHGKTLVKYFYYTMKNNCENPDEIKMEDYMYEGPIPSTKEAGIVMLSDSVEAAVRSIKEPTNEKISEMINCIIDDKLRTGQLNNCNLTLKDIEKIRICFSTALNGIYHQRIEYPKDKIKELSTENKDKIKE; this is encoded by the coding sequence ATGAAGATGAAAGAAAATGACAGGAAAATGAATAGTAATATGCAAAGAGTTATGTTATTTTTATCTGTGTTTAGTATAAGTTATTTATTAATTGTTAGTGCAATAGCACCAAAACATTATAACTTTAAAGAAGGTGAGATTGCCAGAGTAGATATAAAGGCTCCAAGAGATATAGTTGATCAAAAAGCAACAAAAGATAAAGAGGAGCAGGCAATTGCAAAGGTTGGAAAGCAATACACATTAAAACCTGAAATTAAGAAACAAGCTGAAGATAATATTACTGGCATGTTTGATAAGCTTATTGCTTTGAGTAGCATGGTTAATACTGCAGTTATGGATAAAGAAAATGAATTGAAAAAACTAACAGCCTTTCAGTTGACAGACGAACAATATAAGTCATTATTAGGAATTAATAAAGATAGTTTGCCAGATTTAGAGATAAAAATGATTAGTATAATTGATGGTGCATATCAAAAAAATTTAGAGGAAAATGATGATACTGATTTAAAGGAAGTGAAAAAAACTGCAGCTGCTAAAATAGATGCTTTAGATTTAGATGCTGGAGTAATAGCTGCATTTAAGCAAATTGTTCAAAATCAAATAAAACCAAATGTTTTTTTTGACCAAGAAAAGACAGATGAAAAGGTACAAGAGGCTCAGAAAAGTGTTTCAAAGGTGATAATAAAGCAAAATCAAACAATTGTAAAAGAAGGGGAGCCGGTAACTGAAAATCAATTAGCTATTTTATCTGATTTAGGAATGTTAAACGATGAGAATGGAACAGCATATTTATACGTTTATTTAGCTCTTGCTGTATTCCTTTTTACTATATTATTTCTTCAATATAACTATCTTAAACTTAATTATGAAAATATATTTGAGAATACAAAAAAACTGCTTCTAATTAGTGTTATCAATTTAATTTCGTTAATATTCGCTAGAAGCATAGGAAGTATTTCTCCTTTTTTAATTCCTTTTGCTTGTGCACCTATGATGCTTACCTTACTGCTAAATTATAAAATATCCTTTGTAATTAGTGCATTAAATATAATTATTATAAGTGCGGTAAATGGATTCGATGTCCAAATTATAATATTAGGCGTAGTTAGTTCTATATTAGGAGCAACTTTACTAAAGAAGATGCAGCAGAGAAATGATTTATTGTTTTCAACGTTGTATATTGCAATTATTAGCGCTGTATTCACATTGTCTACAGGTGTTATTGTATCAAGCAATTTTGGTGATGTATTAATAAAAGCTGGAATTACCTTTTGTGGTGGACTATTATCAGGTATTTTTGCTTTAGGAATATTACCGTTTTTGGAAGGTGCATTTAATGAAGTTACAACTTTAAAATTATTAGAATTATCAAATCCTAATAATCCACTTATGAAAAGAATGTTAATGGAAGCACCAGGAACATATCATCACAGCATGTTAGTTGCAAACCTTGCAGAAATGGCAGCTGATGAAGTAGGAATTAATTCAGTAGTTGTTAGAATTGCGTCATATTATCATGATGTTGGGAAAATAGAGAGGCCTTACTTTTTTTCAGAAAATCAAATGGGGTTAGGAAATCCACATGATAATATACCTCCAAATTTAAGTACTATGATAATAAAATCTCATGTAAAAGATGGATTGGAATTAGCTGAAAAATACAAATTGCCAAAAATAATTCAAGATATAATTGCAGAACATCATGGGAAAACATTGGTAAAGTATTTTTATTATACAATGAAAAACAATTGTGAGAATCCAGATGAGATTAAAATGGAGGATTATATGTATGAAGGACCTATACCAAGCACAAAGGAAGCTGGTATTGTAATGCTATCTGATAGTGTTGAAGCAGCTGTAAGGTCAATTAAGGAACCTACTAATGAAAAGATTAGTGAGATGATTAATTGTATTATCGATGATAAATTAAGAACTGGTCAATTAAATAATTGTAATTTAACATTAAAAGATATAGAAAAAATAAGGATATGTTTTTCGACAGCACTTAATGGGATATATCATCAAAGAATAGAATATCCAAAAGATAAGATTAAGGAATTGAGTACTGAAAATAAAGATAAAATTAAGGAGTAA
- the yqfC gene encoding sporulation protein YqfC, whose product MEEKFQRGKEKILNKLDLPSDISLDLPKIIVIGNREITIENHKGIIFFETNMVKINSRVGAIIISGENFEILFIAETSITISGLFKGISYEKE is encoded by the coding sequence ATGGAAGAAAAATTTCAAAGAGGAAAAGAAAAAATACTTAATAAATTAGATTTACCAAGTGATATCTCACTAGACTTACCGAAGATAATTGTAATAGGTAATAGAGAAATCACAATTGAAAATCATAAAGGCATTATTTTTTTTGAAACTAACATGGTTAAAATAAATTCAAGAGTAGGAGCAATAATAATAAGCGGTGAAAATTTTGAGATATTATTTATTGCAGAAACAAGTATTACTATAAGTGGCTTGTTTAAGGGGATTTCATATGAGAAGGAATAA
- the rpsU gene encoding 30S ribosomal protein S21 codes for MSEIKVGENETLESALRRFKRKCARAGVLSEVRKREHYEKPSVKKKKKSEAARKRKFK; via the coding sequence ATGTCAGAAATTAAAGTTGGAGAAAACGAAACACTTGAAAGTGCGTTAAGAAGATTTAAGAGAAAATGTGCTAGAGCTGGGGTTCTTTCTGAAGTTAGGAAGAGAGAACATTATGAAAAGCCAAGCGTTAAGAAAAAGAAAAAATCAGAAGCTGCTAGAAAGAGAAAGTTTAAGTAG
- a CDS encoding histidine triad nucleotide-binding protein, protein MGDCIFCKIINGEIPSKKLYEDDKVYAFYDINPEAPIHFLVIPKEHIESANALNENNVNIVAHIFNVINKLAKETKIAESGYRIVNNCGQDGGQTVEHLHFHVLGGRSLQWPPG, encoded by the coding sequence ATGGGTGATTGTATTTTTTGTAAGATAATTAATGGGGAAATTCCAAGTAAAAAGTTATATGAAGATGATAAAGTATATGCATTCTATGACATAAATCCAGAGGCACCTATTCATTTTTTAGTAATACCAAAGGAACATATTGAAAGTGCTAATGCATTAAATGAGAATAATGTTAACATCGTTGCGCATATATTTAATGTTATTAATAAACTAGCTAAGGAAACAAAGATAGCAGAAAGCGGTTATAGAATAGTAAACAACTGTGGCCAAGACGGAGGTCAGACTGTTGAGCATCTTCACTTCCATGTTCTTGGAGGAAGAAGTTTACAGTGGCCACCAGGCTAA